The sequence below is a genomic window from Aerosakkonema funiforme FACHB-1375.
GTTGCAGTTTCGGCTGGCACAAGTACGTAGGTGCTGAAGGCGATACTGTTAGTATCGATCGCTTTGGTGCTTCTGCCCCAGGCGGCGTTTGTATGGAAAAATTTGGTTTTAGCGTTGATAATGTGTTAGCTAAAGCTAAAGAATTGTTGGGTTAATAGTTCGATCGACAAGATTTCGCAGGCAAGATGCCTGTAATACTTGTGGGTGGGCAAGATGCCCACCTTTTTTTTAAATAATCTTGCAAAATAAGGTTTCTGTTTTGTTGTTAGTGGGTCAAACTTACCAAACAACTGAGTTTACAGGTAATCAAGTTATTGTTTCTCAAATTTTTACACACCTGACCCTTACGGCTGAGCAGGTGTTGAATGGATAAGTTTCTAATAATTGTGATATGCTGATAGCGCCACGACCAATGGTAGAAAATTGGATGAATTGGGGAAGTTCAAGGAAAGTACGATCGCCTGATTAAATAGCTAATTAGAGATAATGGTGTGTCGCACTATTATTAGTATACCGTTACTACTCTACTTCTTTACCGGATAGCAGAAAAACTTACATTCTTTCGGAGAGAGTAACAAAGCATTTATCTTTGGCAATTGTAAGTATCTAATAGTCGGTTCAGTGAAATTACTTAAGCTTGCGAGGTTAGCTGGGTACGTATATTTTCAGTAAATGTCAAGCTTTGCAGAAGAAATATTGGCGACAAAAAAAGGCCAAAGCACTAAATAAATTAAATTGACGATTCTCGCGATCGGTGTTTAAATGTCATTCAAGAAAAGGAAAACCTTTTGCCTTAGCAATATCAGTCAAACTTGGCCAAATTAGCTGTTCTGCTTTGATAACTCAAAGCGTCCGCTGGGGAATACTTAGTTTGGCGAGCTAATGAGAGTGTCAACAACCTTGTTTAAGGTGCTATGGGGGTTGCGAGTGCAGATAGGCCGGAAAAAGGAGGCGTTAGCCAAAAACTCTGCCTAAACGTATAACAACAGGAGCCTCCAAAAAAACATCTACCTTTAGATATAAAATTACTCGCCAGTCTTTTACAAAATTGCATAAACTTGGGGTATGCAGATCTTAATTTACTCCTACAACTATCATCCAGAGCCGATCGGCATCGCTCCCCTGATGACGGAACTGGCAGAAGGTTTGGTCAAGCGCGGTCACGAAGTCCGCGTTGTCACGGCCATGCCTAACTATCCAGAACGCCGCATCTACCCCGGATACCGACGGAAACTGTACAAAGCCGAACAAAGAAACGGTGTTTTAATCGAACGCAGTTACGTCATGATTCGCCCGAAACCGAGTTTGCTCGATCGAGTGCTATTGGATGGCAGCTTTGTGCTGACCAGCTTCCTACTCGCCCTCAAAGGCGAGCGACCGGACGTTATCCTGGCAACAGTACCGCCTCTGCCAGTTTGCCTACCGGCTGCTCTAGTGGGATGGCTGCGGGGCTGTCCGGTAGTCTTGAACGTTCAGGATATTCAACACGAAGCGGCTGTTTCCGTTGGTTTGTTGAATAATAAACTTGTAATTCGCGCTTTTGAAGCCCTGGAAAAATTTGCCAATCGGACAGCAACTAAAATTAGCGTCATCGCCGATGGGTTTGTGGAGAACTTACTGGCAAAAGGCGTTTCGCCCAGCAAAATCGAGCTGATCCCCAACTGGGTAGATGTGAATTTTATCCGCCCCTTACCGAAGGAAAATAACGCTTTCCGGGCTGAACATCAACTCAATGGTAAGTTTGTCGTACTCTACTCCGGTAACATTGCCCTCACTCAAGATATAAGAACAGTTATTAAAGCAGCAGCCCTGCTGAGCCATATCCCGGAAATTGTGTTTGTAATTGTAGGTGATGGGCAAGCTTTGGAGCGGGTGCAGTATTATTGCGAAATTGACCAAGCTCATAACGTCAAACTGTTACCATTCCAACCCCGCGAAAAATTACCGGAAATGCTAGCTGCGGCAGATGTAAGCTTGGTGACTCAAAAGCCGAATGTAATAGCGTTCAACTTACCCTCGAAAATTCCTGTGATTCTGGCTTCAGGTCGTCCGATCGTTGCCTCCGTACCCGCGACCGGTACTGCGGCTAAAGCAGTGCGACAAAGCGGCGGCGGTTTGGTGGTAACTCCAGAAGACCCGAAAGCTTTAGCGTTTGCGATTGAAGAACTCTACAACAATCCCGAAAAAGCAGAAATGCTAGGACGGCAAGCCAGACAGCACGCGGTAGAGCATTATTCGTTTGAGCAAGCCTTGAATAGCTATGAGGAACTGTTTGCTTCTTTCGGCACTCAGCTAGCCTCAAAGCCGAAACCGTTGCCAAGCTAGGAGATGTTCGACGCTGCTTTGGCAGGGTGCGTCACCTTTTCAAATCTTAAAAACGATAAAATAAGCACATCGATCGCTTATGGCGTGTAAATAGTGCCTTTGACGATCGAGTTGTTGTGCTATATGGTTGAATAAAGTAATGCGCGATCGGGTATTGGCCTGGTTAGCAGATAACGTTCCCCATTCTCGACTCCAGCATATTATTCGAGTCGAACAGATGTCGATCGAACTGGCGACGCTGCACAATTTGAATTGCGAAAAAGCCGCTGTATCCGGTTTGATGCACGATTTGGCAAAATATTTTAAACCTCAACTTCTCCTTTCCACAGCACGGCAAGAAGGATTGGAACTCGATCCTGTAGATGAGGAAAATCCGCATTTACTGCACGCAGAAGTAAGTGCGATCGTGGCTAGAGACGTGTTTGGCGTAGATGATGAAGAAATATTGCAGGCCATCCGGAATCATACTTTGGGCAGACCCGGTATGAGCTTGTTGAGCTGTAGCGTATTTTTAGCTGACAGTCTAGAGCCGGAACGAGGCAATACCCCAGAGCTAGAAGCTCTGCGGCAAGAAAGTCGCCAAAATCTATACAAAGCTGTTTGGCGAACTTGCGATTATTCGCTGAAATATTTGATAGCAACCCATCGATTAATTCACCCCAGAACTATACTGACCCGCAATTGGGCTATGCAAATGGCAAACCAAAAGCAGGGGCAAGCGGAAAATAATAAAAACCTGATGCCGACATAGACACGATCGGCAGATTGCCCAAAATTTAGCGAACTTATTTAAAATAAAGACAACGTTGAATTCAAAAATTGGTGAAACCAGCGTAAATCTATACCTTTATAACTCGATAAGGATCGAGCCATTTAATGTCCGATCATATCAAAAGCATAGAATCAGCATACCCAACTGTTTTGACAGACGGCAGCGCGGCCAACTCAATTGGAAACAGGCAAGATACCAGCAGCGCACTGGCTTTGAACATAGCTGAAGCAGCCTCAGACCGCAAGGGAGGTGATATTGTAGTACTCCGAGTGTCAGAGGTTTCTTATCTGGCCGATTATTTTATAATTGTCACTGGCTTTTCCAGGGTACAGGTGCGAGCTATTTCTCAAAGCATACAAGAAAAAGTAGAACAAGAACTGCAACGTCGTCCCCGCCGCATAGAGGGACTAGCAGAGGGAACCTGGGTAGTTCTGGACTACGGTGATGCGATCGCCCACATCTTGATGCCTCGCGAACGCGAGTTCTATAATCTGGAAGCGTTTTGGGGGCACGCAGAACGAATAGAACTGCCGCAAATCGAAACCAGTTGAGGTGAATGATGGAGTCTTCTGTTTCTATATGCCCAGTTCCATCCGAACAGCTACCCATCAACGAGTACCAAGAACTGAGAGAGTCTTGGTTCTTTAGTTGGGCAACTCTAGATTGGGTCAGCTACGTTAGAAAGATGGCTTGGGTGTGGGGTTGGAGTTGGTTGCTCACCGGGCCGGTGGCATCTGCCAGTTTTGCCCCTCAGAAGGCTCCAGGCCAGTTTATCTTATGTGGTGCGGCTCTATCCAGTTTTTTTATTGGTTTAGTTCTGCTACAACTATACTTGGGCTGGATGTACGTGCGCGATCGCTTGGCTTGTGTCAATGTGATATACGAAGAGTCTGGTTGGTACGACGGGCAATGCTGGACTAAACCTCCAGAAGTGTTTACCCGCGATCAACTGATTGCAACTTACGAAGTTCAACCGATTCTTCAACGCCTCCAACGTACCTTTGCAATCCTAGTTTTATCTTTTGGCATCGGCAGCCTCATTTGGATTATTCTGTGAGCGCTCAGCCGTGTAATGATTTTAGACAGAGAATAAATCTTCCGATCTAAAATCTAAAATTCCATCAATCCGTACCCCTTCAGTGATACATTCTTACCCATGACAAGGGGAAAAAGAACTCAATCCGCAGAATTAGAAGTAACGCTACTGCGAGAAGGCATTCCTGAATCAATCCATCGCGTCCAAGCGGTTGTTTGTGACGATCGCGGACGCATATTATCGGTAGCAGGGAACGCCGAAACCGCAACTTTTGCTCGTTCCGCGCTCAAACCTTTCCAAGCGCTAGCCGTCACCACTACCGGCACTCTGGAACGCTTCGGTTTGACAGATAGAGACTTGGCGATTATCTGTAGTTCCCACAAAGGCAAAATCGAGCAGGTACGTCAGGTTTTTAACGTTCTCTGGCGTTGCGATATCGACCCGTCGGCACTTCAATGTCCGATCCCGGAAGGTAAGCAAAGTCCGCTGGAATATAATTGCTCCGGCAAACACGCGGGAATGCTAGCCGTTTGCCAGCAACGTAATTGGCCTCTCAATACTTATTTACAGCGCAACCACCCGGTTCAGCAGCTAATCTTGAGCAAAGTGGCCGAACTCCTGCGAATGCCAGGAGAAGAGTTTATCAGCGCTCATGATGATTGTGGCGCTCCTACCTATTTCATGCAACTGGGACAAATGGGGACTTTGTATGCCCAGCTCTCCTCCGGTACAAATTTAGATATGGAGCGCATTGTCCGCGCCATGACACATCACCCAAATATGGTAGCTGGGGAAGGGGAATTCGATACGGAATTGATGCGCCAGACCCAAGGAGAATTGGTGAGTAAGGGTGGGGCAGAAGGAGTTCAGTGCATTGGTAGGGTAGGCGAAGGCATGGGGCTGGCAATAAAGGCGATCGACGGTACCAAGCGTGCCAAACACGCCGTTGCGATTCACCTGCTCAGACAAATGGGCTGGATTACTCCCAGCGTAGCGGAATCTATGTCTGAAACCTTCATCAGCTTGGGCAAGTACAAACGTCTGGAGGTGGTGGGGGAATTATCCTTGCTCTAGCTAGCTTTTTGCAAATATCCAAATTTTTTGGAAATGCCACTTGCAACTTTTTTGTGTTATTGTTATAGTTGTAAAGGCGACGCGGGATAGAGCAGTCTGGTAGCTCGTCGGGCTCATAACCCGAAGGTCAGTGGTTCAAATCCACTTCCCGCCACTAATAAACAAGACAACAAGCCCTGCAAGCTAAAGTGGTTGCAGGGCTTGTTGTATTCTTATGATCGGATATACAAAAAAACTTATGGCTAATCTTTTGCGGCGTCCGATTTTGGTTGGGGGAGTGGGTCTCTCGTTTTTGCTCTGGCTGTGGCAAAGTTTTGATGACATGGCTGGGCAGATGGATGAAGTTGGTATACTGGGTGCGATCGCACTCGGAGGTTTACTGCTATTGCAGAAAAAAGAACCCAAAAAAACCCAGTTACAGCTAGACTTACCGATGGTGGAGCGATCGACCGCAGAAAAAGCGATCGCCCAAGCAGAAAGCGCGATCGCTCTCGTGGAATCAGAAGCAGCTCAGTGCAATGCGATCTCCCAACTGCGTCAAAAAGCCGCCGAACTGACGGCAGAATTAGACCGAAAAAAGATAAGCTTGGCGGTGACGGGTGGCAAGGCGGTAGGCAAAACTACTTTGATTCAAGTTTTGCAGTCGAACTGGGTTTCTCAAATCGCGCAAACTGTGACTTTGCAAGAAACAGCGACATTGTTCGCTCTTGATGAAGCCGGTTTGACCGCAGAGAAAGATGCAATCGCAAGGGCACTCGCTGCGGACTTAGTATTATTTGTTACCTGTGGCGATTTAACAGAGCCAGAATATCAAACTTTGCAGCAGCTAAAAGCAGCTAACCAGCGCACTGTTCTTGTCTTCAATCAAGAAGATCGGTATTTACCGGAAGAACGAGAAGTCGTGTTGCAAAAGCTACAGCAAAGGACGATGTTATTGCTGGAAACAAATGATGTAGTGGCGATCGCGGCATCTCCGAAAGCGATTAAAGTGCGACAGCATCAAACAGATGGATCGGTGCAGGAGTGGTTGGAAGAATCAGTACCGGAGATAACAGCACTAACCGATCGCTTAAGCCAAATTGTAGCGCAGCAAAATCAACAGTTGGTGTGGGCAACAACTTGGCGGCAAGCAATGGCTTTGAAAGCAGAAGCCAAATCGGTGTTGAATGAAATCAGACGCGATCGCGCTTTACCTGCGATCGAACAATATCAGTGGATCGCAGCAGCGACAGCTTTTGCTATCCCCATACCCGCACTCGACTTAGTGGCGACGGGTGCGATCGACGCTCAATTAATTTTAGAGTTGAGCAATATTTATCGACAAAAGTTTTCCCTCGAACAAGCGAAAACTGTAGCCGCAGCAATGGGAAGCTTAATGCTGAAACTCGGTTTGGTGGAACTTTCTACCCAAACAATTACCACAATCCTCAAAAGCAACACAATTACTTATGTTGCAGGTGGTTTGGTGCAGGGAGTCAGCGCCGCCTACTTGACTCGGTTGGCAGGACTTAGCTTAATCGAGTATTTCCAGGAGCAGGATGCTGTTACTGTGGAAGGGGAGAATTCTCTGAAACTCGATCGCCTGCGCGAGACAGTACAAAGAGTATTTCAGCAAAATCAAAGAATGGCATTCTGGCAATCGTTTGTCAAGCAAGCAGTCGGGCGTTTGATGCCAGAAGCGCCGTTGCCTCAAATCACCAGTTCCGAGGCAGTTGTTAGCGGTTAGTGGGTGTGTGAAAAATGTCTACGCAGCGTAATTGGCTACAAATAACTGAATACATCTCCATTGCCGCCTCAGCTGTGGGAACCGTCGCTGCTGGCGTTACCGGTCAGGTAGCTGCGGCTGCCGCACCCCTGACGGTAGCGCTATCATTAAATACGATTAACCGACAGCGATTGCAGCAGGAGATGTACCAGGACACCAGCAGTGCGATCGGCGAGCTGCATCAAACTGTAAGGTCTCTGCATCAGGAAGTCCAAGCGCTGCCAGACCAAACCTTGAGTCCTATTTCCCAGTCTCTGTCTGAATTGGAAAATTTAACTCAGACGCTAACTAATCGACAGCAGGAGTTAAGCGAACAGTTTCAAGCGCGATCCGAAACGCAAGCAATTCAACAACTGGAAAAGTCACTGCAACTATTAACAGAGCAATTCAGAGAGCAACTGACTGTTTTGGGATTGCGGATCGACAATTTGCCAATTCCAGAAGCAGTTGACTTGACCGGAATAGAAAGAGAAATAACCAATCTGCACGCTCAATTGGAGGAGTTAAACGAACAGTTTGACTCCAGACCGGAGGTAGCTGGACTGGCAAAGATGCAGCAAGATACCAGCAGTGCTATTACTCAGCTGTATCACATTTTTGAATCTCTGCATCAGCAAGTTGAAGCGCTACCGGAGCAAACTTTAAATACGATCGGGCAATCTCTTTCTAAGTTAGAAAACTTTACGCAATCGCTAGCCGAAGGACAAGAGGAATTAGCGCAACAGTTCCAAAAGCGACCGGAAATAGAAGAAATCGCAGGCATAACAGAAGAGTTGAATGCGGTGATGTTACTTCTTTCCGATCGCTCTGCTATAGAAGAAGATATTGCAAATATACGTCTGCGTTTGGATG
It includes:
- a CDS encoding glycosyltransferase family 4 protein gives rise to the protein MQILIYSYNYHPEPIGIAPLMTELAEGLVKRGHEVRVVTAMPNYPERRIYPGYRRKLYKAEQRNGVLIERSYVMIRPKPSLLDRVLLDGSFVLTSFLLALKGERPDVILATVPPLPVCLPAALVGWLRGCPVVLNVQDIQHEAAVSVGLLNNKLVIRAFEALEKFANRTATKISVIADGFVENLLAKGVSPSKIELIPNWVDVNFIRPLPKENNAFRAEHQLNGKFVVLYSGNIALTQDIRTVIKAAALLSHIPEIVFVIVGDGQALERVQYYCEIDQAHNVKLLPFQPREKLPEMLAAADVSLVTQKPNVIAFNLPSKIPVILASGRPIVASVPATGTAAKAVRQSGGGLVVTPEDPKALAFAIEELYNNPEKAEMLGRQARQHAVEHYSFEQALNSYEELFASFGTQLASKPKPLPS
- the yqeK gene encoding bis(5'-nucleosyl)-tetraphosphatase (symmetrical) YqeK, whose protein sequence is MRDRVLAWLADNVPHSRLQHIIRVEQMSIELATLHNLNCEKAAVSGLMHDLAKYFKPQLLLSTARQEGLELDPVDEENPHLLHAEVSAIVARDVFGVDDEEILQAIRNHTLGRPGMSLLSCSVFLADSLEPERGNTPELEALRQESRQNLYKAVWRTCDYSLKYLIATHRLIHPRTILTRNWAMQMANQKQGQAENNKNLMPT
- the rsfS gene encoding ribosome silencing factor, with product MSDHIKSIESAYPTVLTDGSAANSIGNRQDTSSALALNIAEAASDRKGGDIVVLRVSEVSYLADYFIIVTGFSRVQVRAISQSIQEKVEQELQRRPRRIEGLAEGTWVVLDYGDAIAHILMPREREFYNLEAFWGHAERIELPQIETS
- a CDS encoding CGLD27 family protein, producing MMESSVSICPVPSEQLPINEYQELRESWFFSWATLDWVSYVRKMAWVWGWSWLLTGPVASASFAPQKAPGQFILCGAALSSFFIGLVLLQLYLGWMYVRDRLACVNVIYEESGWYDGQCWTKPPEVFTRDQLIATYEVQPILQRLQRTFAILVLSFGIGSLIWIIL
- a CDS encoding asparaginase; translation: MTRGKRTQSAELEVTLLREGIPESIHRVQAVVCDDRGRILSVAGNAETATFARSALKPFQALAVTTTGTLERFGLTDRDLAIICSSHKGKIEQVRQVFNVLWRCDIDPSALQCPIPEGKQSPLEYNCSGKHAGMLAVCQQRNWPLNTYLQRNHPVQQLILSKVAELLRMPGEEFISAHDDCGAPTYFMQLGQMGTLYAQLSSGTNLDMERIVRAMTHHPNMVAGEGEFDTELMRQTQGELVSKGGAEGVQCIGRVGEGMGLAIKAIDGTKRAKHAVAIHLLRQMGWITPSVAESMSETFISLGKYKRLEVVGELSLL
- a CDS encoding slr1306 family protein, which encodes MANLLRRPILVGGVGLSFLLWLWQSFDDMAGQMDEVGILGAIALGGLLLLQKKEPKKTQLQLDLPMVERSTAEKAIAQAESAIALVESEAAQCNAISQLRQKAAELTAELDRKKISLAVTGGKAVGKTTLIQVLQSNWVSQIAQTVTLQETATLFALDEAGLTAEKDAIARALAADLVLFVTCGDLTEPEYQTLQQLKAANQRTVLVFNQEDRYLPEEREVVLQKLQQRTMLLLETNDVVAIAASPKAIKVRQHQTDGSVQEWLEESVPEITALTDRLSQIVAQQNQQLVWATTWRQAMALKAEAKSVLNEIRRDRALPAIEQYQWIAAATAFAIPIPALDLVATGAIDAQLILELSNIYRQKFSLEQAKTVAAAMGSLMLKLGLVELSTQTITTILKSNTITYVAGGLVQGVSAAYLTRLAGLSLIEYFQEQDAVTVEGENSLKLDRLRETVQRVFQQNQRMAFWQSFVKQAVGRLMPEAPLPQITSSEAVVSG